In Candidatus Sedimenticola sp. (ex Thyasira tokunagai), the following proteins share a genomic window:
- the ftsE gene encoding cell division ATP-binding protein FtsE — protein sequence MIHFDNVTKRYPGGYEGLSNVSFHIEPGEMVFLTGHSGAGKSTLLKLIGLLERSTRGQVRVGERNLTRLKRRQIPYHRRDVGMIFQDHRLLHDRTVFDNIAMPLVVAGLGHQETGRRVRAALDKVGLLSKEREYPVTLSGGEQQRVGIARAVVSKPPLVLADEPTGNLDPGLSREIMTLFEQFNDVGVTLLIATHDLELISRMNRRIMVLDKGKLLRDEFPVEMP from the coding sequence ATGATCCACTTCGACAACGTCACCAAACGCTATCCCGGTGGGTACGAGGGGCTAAGCAATGTCAGCTTCCATATCGAGCCTGGGGAGATGGTATTTCTAACCGGCCACTCAGGTGCGGGGAAGAGTACTCTGCTGAAACTGATCGGACTGCTTGAGCGCAGTACTCGGGGGCAGGTGCGTGTGGGTGAGCGTAATCTGACACGACTGAAGAGACGACAGATTCCATACCATCGCCGCGATGTCGGGATGATCTTTCAGGATCACCGGTTGCTCCACGATAGAACGGTTTTTGACAATATCGCCATGCCCCTGGTAGTAGCCGGCCTGGGCCACCAGGAGACCGGCCGGCGGGTCCGTGCCGCCCTTGATAAAGTGGGACTGCTGTCGAAAGAGCGAGAGTACCCCGTCACCCTCTCCGGTGGTGAACAGCAGCGCGTCGGCATCGCCCGAGCGGTGGTAAGCAAACCCCCCCTGGTTTTGGCTGACGAGCCCACTGGCAACCTCGATCCCGGACTTTCCCGGGAAATCATGACGCTATTCGAGCAGTTTAACGACGTTGGCGTCACACTGTTGATCGCGACCCATGATTTGGAGCTAATCTCACGGATGAACCGGCGCATCATGGTGCTTGATAAAGGCAAACTACTACGTGATGAATTCCCCGTGGAGATGCCCTGA
- the ftsY gene encoding signal recognition particle-docking protein FtsY encodes MFGFGKRKKQKVAAEAAAKLDVPSVETEETGQLTELEAPATDALDVTTPTEPGTPSAESGELVETPAEKDGEKKKGLFGRLKERLSRTRSNLTDGLANLVLGHKKIDDDLLEELETLLLMADVGVDTTSRIIDNLSQQVKRNELSDPETLTRVLKEQLLETLSGCDTPVAQPTEGRPQVILMVGINGAGKTTTIGKLAKRLQEEGQSVMLAAGDTFRAAAVEQLQAWGERNDIPVIAQHTGADSASVIFDALEAATARGVDVLIADTAGRLHTKSNLMDELTKVARVMRKIDPEAPHEVMLVVDATTGQNALNQAVQFNQAVTLTGITLTKLDGTAKGGIVFAIADKLKMPIRFIGVGEAIEDLRHFDDKEFVDALFEQ; translated from the coding sequence ATGTTTGGATTCGGTAAGCGCAAGAAACAGAAAGTTGCAGCAGAAGCGGCCGCAAAACTTGACGTCCCATCAGTGGAGACCGAAGAGACCGGTCAACTCACTGAACTCGAGGCCCCGGCAACGGATGCATTGGATGTCACTACCCCCACAGAGCCAGGCACCCCTTCAGCAGAATCTGGGGAGTTAGTTGAAACCCCTGCCGAAAAAGACGGCGAGAAGAAAAAGGGGCTGTTTGGGCGGCTCAAAGAGCGTCTTTCAAGAACCCGCAGCAACCTCACCGACGGCCTTGCCAATCTGGTCCTCGGCCACAAGAAAATAGATGATGATCTGCTTGAGGAGCTGGAGACCCTGCTGTTGATGGCGGATGTCGGCGTCGATACCACCAGCCGTATCATCGACAACCTCAGTCAGCAGGTAAAACGAAATGAACTCTCAGATCCTGAGACACTGACCCGAGTACTCAAAGAGCAGCTTCTTGAAACTCTGTCTGGCTGTGACACCCCGGTAGCTCAACCGACAGAGGGGCGCCCCCAGGTCATACTAATGGTCGGTATCAACGGTGCCGGCAAGACCACCACCATCGGCAAACTAGCAAAACGACTTCAGGAGGAGGGACAGAGTGTGATGCTGGCGGCGGGTGACACCTTCCGCGCCGCCGCCGTTGAACAGCTCCAGGCCTGGGGTGAGCGTAACGATATACCTGTCATTGCCCAACATACAGGCGCCGACTCCGCCTCTGTGATCTTTGATGCTCTGGAAGCGGCCACCGCCCGCGGTGTCGATGTGCTGATCGCCGACACTGCCGGACGCCTGCACACCAAATCAAACCTGATGGATGAGTTGACCAAGGTGGCACGGGTGATGAGAAAGATCGACCCCGAAGCACCGCACGAGGTGATGCTGGTGGTCGACGCCACCACCGGCCAAAATGCACTCAACCAAGCGGTTCAGTTCAATCAGGCGGTAACACTTACAGGTATCACCCTGACAAAATTGGATGGTACCGCCAAGGGTGGTATTGTCTTTGCCATCGCCGACAAATTGAAAATGCCTATCCGCTTTATCGGCGTTGGCGAAGCGATTGAGGATCTACGCCACTTCGATGATAAGGAGTTTGTCGACGCACTGTTTGAACAGTAA
- a CDS encoding pitrilysin family protein — translation MRRLLTAGLLLISFSLLAGSNVHEVLLDNGLKVIVKEDHRAPIVATQVWYKVGSSYEPDGVTGVSHVLEHMMFKGTQKHESGEFSRIIAANGGDDNAMTSRDFTAYVQTLASDRLEVALELEADRMRNLTLPQDQFAKELEVVKEERRLRTEDKPTALAYEQFTALAYNTLPYANPVIGWMNDLNNMKVGDLRQWYRRWYAPNNATLVVVGDVDPEKVNQLAERYFGLLKPEPVPQLKPLREPPQRGEVRALVRVPARQPYLIMGYKAPVIATTEAAWEPYALDVLAAVLDGGDSSRFSRNLVRGKEIAVSASAGYNAFSRLSGLFTLSGRPANGHSMEELERALKSEVEQVQRDLVSEEELQRVRAQVIAGEVYELDSVYYQAMQIGMLETVGLDWRLLDQYTDNIKRVTAEQVRKVARKYLQDERLTVTRLEPLPMDDLSMRAVQPHGLPAKEDDHG, via the coding sequence ATGAGAAGACTCCTGACAGCAGGCCTTTTACTGATCTCCTTTTCGCTACTGGCAGGGAGTAATGTCCATGAAGTCCTTCTCGATAACGGTCTAAAGGTGATCGTCAAAGAGGATCACCGGGCGCCTATCGTCGCCACTCAGGTATGGTACAAAGTGGGCTCCTCCTATGAGCCTGACGGTGTTACCGGTGTCTCCCATGTCCTTGAACACATGATGTTCAAGGGTACGCAAAAGCATGAGTCCGGCGAGTTCTCGCGCATCATTGCCGCCAATGGTGGGGATGACAACGCCATGACCAGTCGTGATTTCACTGCCTATGTGCAGACCCTCGCAAGCGACAGGCTTGAGGTGGCGTTGGAACTTGAAGCGGATCGCATGCGTAACCTCACTCTGCCGCAGGATCAATTTGCCAAGGAGCTTGAGGTGGTGAAGGAGGAGCGTCGCCTGCGTACTGAGGACAAACCCACCGCCCTTGCCTACGAGCAGTTCACCGCCCTTGCATACAACACCTTGCCCTATGCCAATCCGGTGATTGGCTGGATGAACGATCTGAATAACATGAAGGTGGGTGATCTGCGGCAGTGGTACCGCCGCTGGTATGCCCCCAATAACGCCACGCTGGTGGTGGTGGGAGATGTAGATCCAGAGAAGGTAAACCAGTTGGCTGAACGCTATTTTGGTCTTTTAAAACCGGAACCGGTTCCCCAGTTAAAGCCGCTGCGCGAGCCACCACAGCGTGGTGAGGTACGGGCCTTGGTGCGTGTGCCGGCGCGGCAGCCCTACCTGATCATGGGTTACAAAGCGCCGGTAATTGCAACCACAGAAGCAGCCTGGGAGCCCTATGCCCTGGATGTGCTGGCGGCGGTGCTGGATGGGGGTGATAGCTCACGTTTCAGCCGCAATCTTGTACGTGGCAAGGAGATTGCTGTTTCGGCAAGCGCCGGCTACAACGCTTTCTCCCGTCTCTCGGGGCTGTTTACCCTGAGCGGCCGACCGGCAAACGGCCACTCCATGGAGGAGTTGGAGAGGGCGCTGAAGAGTGAGGTTGAACAGGTGCAGCGTGATTTGGTGAGCGAAGAGGAGCTGCAACGGGTACGCGCCCAGGTGATCGCCGGTGAGGTGTATGAACTCGACTCCGTCTACTACCAGGCGATGCAGATTGGCATGCTGGAGACGGTAGGCCTTGACTGGCGTCTACTCGATCAGTACACGGATAATATCAAGCGGGTAACGGCGGAGCAGGTGCGAAAGGTGGCACGCAAGTATCTGCAGGATGAACGGTTGACCGTCACCCGGTTGGAGCCTCTGCCGATGGATGATCTCTCAATGAGGGCGGTACAACCCCATGGTCTCCCTGCCAAGGAGGATGACCATGGTTGA
- a CDS encoding pitrilysin family protein: MVDYRLLSIFSLWLLSFLAMPLQAGPKIESWFTTGGARVMFVHAPELPMLDIELVFDAGSARDKNSQGLALLTNALLPDGAGDWSADQIAERLESVGAEIDIGSGRDMAWVSVRTLTESQALETAVETLATVVSAPRFRLADFERNREAMLVSLSQGEQSPGTVAGKAFFKALYGEHAYAGYRGGSRESLAALSTSDVKAFYQRYYVARNALVAIVGAVDRRQAEQLAERVTAGLTAGEHAPQPPKVSSLEKAKEVIKPFPSSQSHILMGQPGVYRGDPDYFTLYVGNHILGGSGLVSLLSEEVREKRGLSYSIYSYFSPMRRSGPFIVGAQTQNARADEALTVIRKTLQHYIDEGPSETELTAAKQNITGGFPLRIASNSKIIGYLAMLGFYDQPLDYLNTFVDKINAVTREQIREAFARRIDPTRFVTVVVGNGKKAQSGQ, from the coding sequence ATGGTTGATTATCGTCTGCTTAGTATCTTCTCTCTATGGCTGCTGTCATTTCTGGCGATGCCGCTTCAGGCGGGGCCGAAGATAGAGAGCTGGTTTACCACTGGCGGCGCCAGGGTGATGTTCGTTCATGCACCTGAACTGCCGATGCTCGATATTGAGCTGGTGTTCGATGCCGGTAGCGCAAGGGATAAAAATTCTCAGGGATTGGCGCTATTGACCAACGCACTGCTACCCGATGGGGCCGGTGACTGGAGTGCTGATCAGATTGCCGAGCGATTGGAATCAGTGGGCGCCGAGATCGATATCGGTAGTGGAAGAGATATGGCTTGGGTCTCTGTGCGTACGCTTACCGAATCTCAGGCGCTGGAGACTGCAGTGGAGACGTTAGCCACGGTGGTGAGTGCGCCACGATTCCGGTTAGCCGACTTTGAGCGTAATCGAGAAGCGATGCTGGTCTCTCTCAGTCAGGGGGAGCAGTCGCCGGGGACGGTCGCGGGCAAGGCGTTTTTCAAGGCACTTTATGGTGAACACGCCTATGCCGGGTATCGCGGAGGCAGTCGTGAGTCCCTGGCGGCTCTATCGACATCGGATGTGAAAGCTTTTTATCAACGCTACTATGTGGCGCGCAACGCGCTGGTTGCCATTGTCGGCGCAGTAGATCGCCGGCAAGCGGAGCAACTGGCAGAGCGGGTGACAGCAGGGCTGACTGCCGGTGAGCATGCGCCACAACCACCCAAGGTGAGTTCACTTGAGAAGGCGAAAGAGGTGATCAAGCCCTTTCCTTCCTCCCAGTCCCACATTCTGATGGGCCAGCCCGGGGTATATCGTGGTGACCCGGATTACTTCACTCTCTACGTTGGCAACCATATCCTCGGTGGCAGCGGTCTGGTCTCTCTTCTCAGTGAAGAGGTTCGTGAGAAGCGTGGACTCTCCTACAGTATCTACAGCTACTTCTCTCCGATGCGCCGCAGCGGTCCCTTTATCGTCGGTGCTCAGACACAGAATGCCCGTGCTGATGAAGCCTTGACGGTGATCAGGAAGACCCTGCAACACTATATCGATGAGGGGCCGAGTGAAACGGAGCTGACAGCGGCGAAGCAGAACATCACGGGCGGATTTCCACTGCGCATCGCCAGTAACAGCAAAATCATCGGCTATTTGGCAATGTTGGGCTTTTATGACCAGCCCCTGGATTACCTTAATACCTTCGTAGATAAGATCAATGCAGTAACCCGGGAGCAGATTAGAGAGGCGTTCGCACGCAGGATTGATCCGACGCGTTTTGTCACAGTGGTGGTAGGAAATGGCAAGAAAGCGCAAAGCGGCCAATAA
- the rsmD gene encoding 16S rRNA (guanine(966)-N(2))-methyltransferase RsmD, producing the protein MARKRKAANNSSKGVAGQGRSGQRNHVRIIGGEHRGRRLSFPDQQGLRPTTDRIRETLFNWLQPCFPGAVCLDLFAGSGVLGVEAASRGASRVTMVEKSGEVTKVLRENLELLRIDSVELVQGDAIDWLENPGQPYEVVFLDPPFGDDLLTGACRLLNENGWLKPGVRIYLERDLHGSEPQLPENWVELKKKQAGQVAYGLYTNQ; encoded by the coding sequence ATGGCAAGAAAGCGCAAAGCGGCCAATAACTCTTCCAAAGGCGTGGCTGGGCAAGGTCGATCGGGACAGCGTAACCATGTGCGCATCATCGGTGGCGAACACCGTGGCAGGCGGCTGAGCTTCCCCGATCAGCAGGGGCTAAGACCCACCACAGACCGAATAAGAGAGACCCTGTTCAACTGGCTGCAGCCCTGTTTCCCCGGTGCGGTCTGCCTCGATCTATTTGCCGGTAGCGGCGTGTTGGGAGTGGAGGCGGCCTCCCGGGGAGCTTCGCGGGTAACAATGGTTGAGAAGAGTGGTGAGGTGACCAAGGTGCTGCGGGAGAACCTGGAGCTCCTTCGAATCGATAGTGTGGAGCTGGTGCAGGGGGATGCCATCGACTGGCTGGAAAATCCCGGCCAGCCTTATGAGGTTGTTTTTCTCGATCCCCCTTTTGGCGATGATCTACTGACCGGTGCCTGTCGTCTGCTGAATGAGAACGGCTGGCTTAAACCGGGAGTAAGGATCTACCTGGAACGAGATCTTCACGGTTCTGAGCCGCAACTTCCTGAAAACTGGGTGGAGCTGAAAAAGAAGCAGGCGGGTCAGGTAGCCTATGGGCTCTACACCAACCAATGA
- the coaD gene encoding pantetheine-phosphate adenylyltransferase, translating to MSVAIYPGTFDPITNGHSDLIQRAAKLFENVIVAVAVSSGKGSRGPKFSTRERVDMATEVLADIPNIEILEFDTLLVDFTRQVGADVILRGLRAVSDFEYEFQLAGMNRRLAPEVETMFLTPAEQFAYISSSLVKEIAALGGDVSEFVHPAVGSALARR from the coding sequence ATGAGCGTAGCGATCTACCCTGGAACGTTTGACCCAATCACCAATGGCCACAGCGACCTGATTCAGAGGGCGGCCAAGCTGTTTGAAAATGTCATTGTTGCAGTGGCGGTGAGCTCGGGTAAGGGATCCCGGGGGCCGAAGTTCAGTACGCGCGAGCGGGTTGATATGGCCACTGAAGTGTTGGCGGATATTCCAAATATCGAGATTCTGGAGTTCGACACACTATTGGTGGACTTTACCCGCCAAGTGGGCGCGGATGTGATTCTCCGTGGTCTGCGTGCGGTATCGGACTTTGAATATGAGTTTCAGCTGGCCGGAATGAATCGGCGGCTTGCGCCGGAGGTAGAGACCATGTTTCTCACACCGGCTGAGCAGTTTGCCTATATCTCCTCCAGCCTTGTGAAGGAGATAGCAGCACTGGGTGGAGATGTTTCGGAGTTTGTTCATCCCGCCGTTGGGTCGGCCCTAGCGCGCCGGTAA
- a CDS encoding YfhL family 4Fe-4S dicluster ferredoxin: MALIITEECINCDVCVPECPNDAIFMGDEIYEINPDLCTECVGHYDEAQCVEVCPVDCIPEDPDHKETQEQLMAKYERLTA, from the coding sequence ATGGCATTAATTATTACTGAAGAGTGCATCAACTGTGATGTGTGTGTGCCCGAGTGCCCAAATGACGCCATCTTCATGGGGGATGAGATCTATGAGATCAACCCTGATCTCTGCACCGAGTGTGTAGGTCACTATGATGAAGCCCAGTGCGTTGAAGTCTGCCCGGTTGATTGTATTCCCGAGGATCCTGATCACAAGGAGACCCAGGAGCAGTTGATGGCCAAGTACGAGCGTCTCACCGCCTAA
- a CDS encoding DUF1289 domain-containing protein, which yields MQFNPCRGHDHCTEDGTHCEGCGRSHEEVAQTRALIGGLAKYALDMGYENIKEFTTFIGDKAAKKAAAEKMQEA from the coding sequence ATGCAATTCAATCCATGCCGAGGTCACGATCACTGCACCGAGGACGGCACCCATTGCGAGGGCTGCGGCCGCAGCCACGAAGAGGTAGCCCAGACCCGGGCACTGATCGGTGGTCTGGCTAAATATGCCCTGGATATGGGCTATGAGAACATCAAAGAGTTCACCACATTTATCGGTGACAAGGCGGCAAAGAAGGCGGCTGCTGAAAAAATGCAGGAAGCATGA
- the mutM gene encoding bifunctional DNA-formamidopyrimidine glycosylase/DNA-(apurinic or apyrimidinic site) lyase yields MPELPEVETTRRGIAPHITGKTVTGVTVRNRSLRQPITKGLGRQLKGKTVRAVKRRAKYLLLETDTGTLLLHLGMSGSLRILPPGTPAGVHDHFDLEFADCCLRLRDPRRFGLVLWTREPVAEHSLISRLGPEPLSDAFAGDTLQQLAAKRRIPVKNLIMDGKVVVGVGNIYASESLFLSGIHPRRPCNRIALSRYRKLADNIKQVLAAAIAQGGTTLRDFQQEDGKPGYFAQKLKVYGREGKPCPNCGSPIKQVRIGQRSSFYCGRCQR; encoded by the coding sequence ATGCCTGAACTGCCAGAGGTAGAGACTACCCGCCGCGGCATCGCCCCCCACATCACCGGCAAGACGGTGACCGGGGTGACTGTTCGCAACAGATCGTTACGCCAACCTATTACCAAAGGGCTCGGCAGGCAGCTGAAAGGGAAGACCGTCAGGGCGGTCAAACGCCGCGCCAAGTATCTTCTGTTGGAAACCGATACTGGGACACTGCTACTCCACCTGGGTATGTCCGGCAGCCTACGCATCCTGCCACCGGGTACCCCCGCCGGAGTCCATGACCACTTCGACTTGGAGTTTGCCGACTGCTGCCTGCGACTGCGCGATCCCCGCCGATTTGGCCTGGTGCTGTGGACCCGCGAACCTGTGGCGGAGCACTCACTGATAAGCCGACTTGGACCTGAACCCCTGAGTGATGCCTTCGCCGGCGACACTCTCCAGCAGTTGGCGGCAAAGCGACGCATCCCGGTAAAGAACTTGATTATGGATGGCAAGGTGGTGGTGGGCGTCGGCAATATCTACGCCAGTGAATCCTTGTTCCTCTCCGGCATTCATCCCCGCCGACCATGTAATAGAATCGCCCTCTCCCGCTATCGCAAGCTGGCCGACAATATCAAGCAGGTGTTGGCTGCTGCCATTGCCCAAGGGGGAACGACGCTCCGGGATTTTCAACAAGAGGATGGCAAGCCGGGCTACTTTGCCCAGAAGCTGAAGGTATACGGCCGCGAAGGCAAGCCCTGCCCTAACTGCGGCTCACCGATCAAGCAGGTGCGTATTGGACAGCGTTCCAGTTTTTACTGTGGGCGGTGTCAGCGATAG
- a CDS encoding DUF4340 domain-containing protein produces MNPIDMGSRSKKNLALLVLVIILGALVWFSGEQEERERLPPLTDIDPAAVKVIRISNNNGPEFTMEHLNGRWKMTTPHHIAANQPRINILLDLLSTPSIEQQPLPLDRLGEFGLEQPVAEVVFNNTQITFGGTHPYNYRRYLRIGDNLHLIDDLFPHHVLARAEAFISHELFTPEQKIREIETPEWRLFQGADKTWQLNPPHPGISSDRLTEKVDQWQHTWVARIEAPPKESPSAEVKVWLNGQPNPVVLGVVQQKKSTLLVSAELGLAYRLPAAELLQTPAPE; encoded by the coding sequence GTGAATCCAATCGATATGGGAAGTCGCAGCAAAAAAAACCTTGCTCTACTGGTGCTGGTCATCATTCTCGGTGCACTCGTCTGGTTTAGTGGTGAGCAGGAAGAGAGAGAGCGCCTCCCCCCCCTGACGGATATTGATCCTGCTGCCGTTAAAGTGATCCGTATCAGCAATAACAACGGTCCTGAGTTCACCATGGAGCATCTCAACGGCAGGTGGAAGATGACCACTCCCCACCACATCGCCGCCAACCAGCCAAGGATCAATATCCTACTGGATCTGCTATCCACCCCAAGCATCGAGCAGCAGCCGCTACCCCTGGATCGCCTCGGTGAGTTTGGCCTGGAGCAGCCGGTGGCCGAAGTGGTGTTCAACAATACCCAGATCACCTTTGGCGGCACTCACCCCTATAACTACCGACGCTATCTACGCATCGGCGATAACCTGCACCTGATAGACGACCTCTTTCCCCACCACGTTCTTGCCCGAGCGGAAGCATTTATCAGCCATGAGCTTTTTACCCCGGAACAGAAGATCCGGGAGATAGAGACACCGGAGTGGCGGCTATTTCAGGGTGCTGACAAGACGTGGCAACTTAATCCCCCTCACCCAGGCATCTCCAGTGACCGCCTGACGGAGAAGGTGGATCAGTGGCAGCACACCTGGGTGGCGCGTATCGAAGCCCCCCCGAAAGAGAGCCCCTCAGCAGAAGTAAAGGTATGGCTGAATGGTCAACCCAATCCGGTTGTGTTGGGTGTTGTCCAACAGAAAAAGAGCACTCTACTGGTCTCTGCCGAGCTGGGCCTCGCCTACCGACTGCCCGCTGCTGAACTGCTGCAGACGCCGGCACCGGAGTAG
- a CDS encoding GldG family protein, with protein MAIETQKVKQKLEGLTFYLLLAVAVGLTGWLSQRHDPVWDWTAGARNSLSPVSQQLLTRLQGELKVTSFAPDNPELRRRIREIIQRYQRHHPKIRLTFVNPALEPKLTRELGIQVAGELHLAYQGRSENLRSLDEESISNAIQRLIIGGEQWLAAIEGHGERRFSGRANHDLGAFGDELRRKGYQIQALDLATQPQIPGNSQLLVIAGPQTDYLPGELSLIRKHIEEGGNLLWLTDPGEQHGVDGLLNETGLKVLPGTIVDANTTDLGLESPTIALVSRFPDHPATANFRLLTLYPAAAALKVEGESSWQATPLLSTLPRSWNETGPISGEVVRNPNQGERAGPLTLGYAFTRSGEKREQRLLVIGDGDFLSNAYLGNGGNLDLGLNLLRWLSGNDRLLDIPAKSAADLSLTLTPTIGGIIGLGFLFLLPLLFISTGVVIRWRRRRE; from the coding sequence GTGGCGATAGAGACTCAAAAAGTTAAACAGAAACTCGAAGGCCTCACCTTCTATCTCCTGCTTGCCGTTGCCGTCGGATTGACAGGCTGGCTCAGTCAGCGTCACGATCCCGTATGGGACTGGACCGCCGGCGCCAGAAACAGCCTCAGCCCAGTGAGTCAACAGCTGCTGACACGACTTCAGGGGGAGCTCAAGGTGACCTCGTTTGCACCGGACAACCCGGAGCTTCGCAGGCGTATCCGGGAGATTATCCAGCGCTACCAGCGTCATCATCCCAAGATCAGACTGACCTTCGTCAATCCCGCACTGGAGCCAAAGCTGACCCGTGAACTGGGCATTCAGGTAGCGGGAGAGCTGCATCTGGCCTACCAGGGGCGCAGTGAAAATCTCCGCTCACTGGACGAGGAGAGTATCAGCAACGCCATACAGCGCCTGATCATAGGAGGGGAGCAGTGGCTGGCCGCCATTGAAGGGCATGGTGAGCGTCGTTTCAGCGGCCGCGCCAACCACGACCTGGGGGCTTTTGGTGATGAACTGAGGCGTAAAGGCTACCAGATCCAGGCTCTGGATCTGGCAACCCAACCACAGATACCGGGCAACTCCCAACTACTGGTCATTGCCGGCCCCCAGACGGACTACCTGCCGGGAGAGTTGTCCCTGATCCGTAAACATATCGAAGAGGGGGGCAATCTGCTCTGGCTCACCGATCCCGGTGAGCAGCACGGAGTAGACGGCCTTCTGAACGAGACCGGCCTGAAGGTGCTGCCCGGCACCATCGTCGACGCCAACACCACCGACCTAGGCCTGGAGAGCCCTACCATCGCCCTGGTGTCACGTTTTCCCGACCACCCTGCCACTGCCAACTTCCGCCTGCTAACCCTCTACCCGGCGGCGGCGGCACTGAAGGTGGAGGGAGAAAGCAGCTGGCAGGCCACCCCCCTGCTCTCCACCCTGCCGCGCAGCTGGAACGAAACCGGCCCGATCAGCGGTGAAGTGGTGCGTAATCCAAACCAGGGGGAACGGGCGGGTCCACTCACCCTTGGGTACGCCTTTACCCGCTCGGGAGAGAAGCGTGAACAGCGCCTGCTGGTCATCGGTGACGGTGACTTTCTCTCCAACGCCTATCTCGGTAATGGCGGTAATCTCGACCTGGGACTTAATCTGTTGCGCTGGCTCAGCGGTAATGACCGCCTGCTCGATATCCCCGCCAAGAGTGCCGCCGATTTGAGCCTGACACTTACTCCCACCATCGGAGGGATTATCGGCCTGGGTTTCCTTTTTCTGCTACCACTGCTATTTATATCTACAGGCGTGGTCATCAGGTGGCGGCGCAGAAGAGAGTGA
- a CDS encoding ABC transporter permease, translating to MFAIAGRELRSLFFSPLAWILIGVMQFILAWLFLIQLEEFLKIQPQLATLKSVPGVTDLVVAPLLESAAVILMLLTPLLSMRLMSEEYRSGTIDLLLSAPISMLRILLGKYLALLAIYGAILLLIALMPLSLLLGGSLDMGRLAAGLLGLGLLLATFAAIGLLLSCHTDQPTVAAVGSYGLLLFLWLINLAGGGEGSELFAWLSLAGHYQRMLSGLIHSSDIIYYLLLITASLSLANHRLESRRTLG from the coding sequence ATGTTTGCCATTGCCGGACGTGAGCTGCGCAGCCTCTTCTTCTCGCCCCTGGCCTGGATTCTGATCGGGGTGATGCAGTTTATCCTTGCCTGGCTGTTTCTGATTCAGCTTGAAGAGTTTCTTAAGATCCAGCCCCAGCTTGCCACACTGAAGAGTGTCCCCGGAGTGACCGATCTGGTGGTGGCTCCACTGCTGGAGAGTGCTGCGGTCATTCTGATGCTGTTGACGCCGCTACTGAGTATGCGATTGATGAGTGAAGAGTACCGCAGCGGTACCATCGACCTACTGCTCTCGGCACCGATCTCAATGCTGCGCATTCTGCTGGGGAAATACCTGGCACTACTGGCGATCTACGGAGCCATATTGCTACTGATAGCCCTGATGCCTCTCTCCCTGCTGCTGGGGGGCTCACTCGATATGGGACGACTGGCCGCCGGTCTGCTTGGGCTTGGCTTGCTGCTGGCGACGTTCGCCGCTATCGGTCTACTCCTCTCTTGTCATACTGATCAACCCACTGTAGCGGCGGTGGGCAGTTATGGCCTACTGCTGTTTCTCTGGTTGATCAACCTCGCCGGTGGTGGCGAAGGGAGTGAGCTGTTTGCCTGGCTCTCCCTCGCCGGCCACTATCAACGGATGCTCAGCGGCCTGATCCACAGCAGCGATATCATCTACTATCTGCTGCTGATTACCGCCTCTCTCTCTCTCGCCAACCACCGGCTGGAAAGCCGCCGTACCCTGGGCTAA